The window GCCCGTCTACCTCGTCCGTTAAATTGAGAAAATAATGCTCTGCGCTTTTAGTCTGAATCGATGTAGGGCCGTCTGAACAGTAAGTGATTCACTTTATCCACCGAATTCCAGCTTGGCCAGCTCAGTCACTATATCCGCGGCCCATTTGTAGATGTTATTCTCCTTGACTATTTCACGCATCTTTCGCATGCGTTTTTTCTGCTCGTCTTCCGGCATCTCTATCGCCGTTTTGATAGCGTCGGCCAGCTGATCGGTAGCGTAGGGATTTACAAGCAGTGCGTCGGAGAGTTCACGGGCGGCGCCGGTGAACTGGCTCAGAATAAGCACGCCGTCCTCATTGCAGCGGCTGGCAACGTATTCCTTAGCCACCAGGTTCATTCCGTCGTGAAGCGAACTAACTATACAGAAACCGGCCATTCTGCGCAAAGCCGTAAGAGTAATCTGATCTTCCAGGTTCTTGACATACACTATCGGCTTCCAGCGTCCCGTCGCATATTTCCAGTTGATAGCGGCTACCATAAAATCTATTTCTTCGTTAAGCTTCTGGTACGGACTTACCTTTACGCGGCTTTCCACTCCAGCCTGAATGAACACAACCTTGCCCTGGTACTGCGGATATTTCTCCAGAAAACGATCCAGCGCTTTCAACCTGTCCGGGATGCCTTTGGTGTAGTCGATCCTGTCCATACCTACTCCGATGATCTCGTCGTATATGCCCAGATCGTTCTTTAACGTCTCTATCTCGTTGCTCACTGCATCCGATGGGGCGTCCTCGCTCAGTTGCTCATAGTCCACGCTGATCGGGAACGGCAGCACCGCGGTTTTCTTGCCTCCGTATGTGATCTCATTCTGCTCTTTGTCTATTCGCGCCTCCAGCATCCTGTCCACAGTGTCCATGAAATTGAAGCAATCGTAGCGAATGTGAAAACCCATGATGTCATTGCTGAGGAGACCGGCCAGCACGTCTTCCTTCCAGGGGCATATCCGGAAGGCCTCCGGATTGGGCCACGGTATGTGCCAGAACTGTGCGGTGATAATGTTCGGGTTCCTTTCCTTCAGCATCTTCGGCAGCATGGCCAGATGGTAATCCTGGATAAAAACAAAGGCCTTTCTATCGCCCACCTCGTCTATTACGCTGTCGGCGAATCGTGCATTAACCTTAACGTAAGTGTTCCAGTCGGCCTCATCGAAGATCGGACGGGTATAGACTATGTGGCATAAAGGCCAGAGACCGTTATTGGCAAAGCCGTAGTAATAACCGTTCTGCTCCTCTTTTGAAAGCCATATTCTCTTAAGCGAATAGCGCGGCTTATCCGGCGGTACGCCAACCTTGTTCTGCTCGTCTACGACTTCCCTGTCGGCATTGCCGCTGCCGTGTGCGACCCAGGTTCCGCCGCACGCTTTCATAATAGGGTCCAGGGCGACGGTGAGCCCGCTGGCCGGCCTTTGTACCGTTATCCTTCGCTGCAAGTAATTGTGTATGTAGGGCTCCCGGTTAGAAACCACAATAAACAGGTAGCCTTCCAATTTCTGCTTTACCAGATCTTTGAGTTCTTCTTGTGTCCACATAAGCGCTTCTCCCAAACTTGGTATTCTTGTGAGAATAGGCTAATCGGGGTCGCCTCAACGGTATCATTACGTATGACTACATAGCGAGTGTTATCTACCATACATAATATGCGAGACCTTGTCAACCATCTTGCATGAATGGTCAAGTTGATTTAAACCGGTCGATTCTAAACTTGCGACAACCGGGCTGAATGGTTTTAGCCTACGGGCCCATGAAGCGTTGCAGCGGTTCGGTGCATCGTTGAGACAAACATATTTAATCATGACGCCATGTGTATTTTTTTCATCGATATGGTAACATACATCTAGTCATTTTTCGGGTGGAAAATATTGTATGGACAACGTAACGCCTAAACTTGAGTTGCCGCATAGCCTATCCGGGCTCAACGAGCTTGCATATAACCTGTGGTGGAGCTGGCATTCCGACGCCAGACAGCTGTTTCGCGAGCTGGATTATCAGATATGGAATCTCAGCTCCCATAATCCGGTGAAGCAGTTGCAGCAGATGAAGTATTACCGCAAGGAAGCGGCGGCCAAAGACCTCAAGTACACCGATCTATATGATTCGGTAATGGAGAGGTTTCATGCCGACATGGAGTCCGAAAAGAAGTGGTTCGCCCAGAAGTATCCCGAGCAAGCGAACAGGCCGATAGCATTCTTCTCTGCCGAGTTCGCCATTCACAATGCCCTGCCGATATATGCCGGAGGGCTCGGTGTCCTGGCCGGCGATATCTGCAAGGAGGCCAGTGATCTGGGCATTCCTCTGGTCGGCGTCGGGTTCATGTATCCCAGCGGATACTTTTCTCAGCGCATATCCGTTGACGGATGGCAGGAGGAGGATCACAGGCAGCTCAATTTCAGGGAAGCCCCTATCAGAGCAGTAAATGATTCGGAGGGGCGTCCGCTCAGGGCCAGTGTGCAATTGGGAGACAGGCAGGTCTCGATCGCCGTCTGGCATGTAGGCGTGGGGAGCGTGGATCTTTATCTTCTGGATACGGATGTGGAGGAGAATACCCCTTCCGATCGTTCCCTGGCCTCGCAACTCTATGTCTCCGACTGGGAGTGGCGCATTCAGCAGGAGATCGTGCTCGGGATCGGGGGCGTTCGTGTCTTAAGATTGCTGGGCAAGGAGCCTGTACTGTGGCATATTAATGAAGGGCATACTTCCTTCATGATAGCCGAGCGTATCAGGGAGGAGGTGGAGAGAGGGATGCCTTTCGATGAGGCGGTGAGAAAGATCAGGGCCTCCACTATCTTCACGACTCATACGCCGGTTCCAGCAGGCCATGACGTGTTTCCCGTTTACCTTGTCGATAAGTATCTGAACAACTACTGGGGGCTTTCTGGTATAGATAGAGATAAGATCCTTGAGTTAGGCAGGGAGGAAACTACGGGCGATCGCGCCTTTAACATGACGGCTTTCGCCATAAGAATGTCGCAGAGCACAAACGGTGTCAGCAAGCTTCACGGCGGCGTGGCCAGGAAGATGTGGCTTGACCTCTGGCCTGACTTGAGCGAGGATCAAGCGCCGATCTCATCCGTAACTAACGGTGTCCATATACCGACATGGCTGTCTCCGGAGATGGGCGAGCTGTTCGACATGTATTTCGCGGAGGACTGGGCTCAGAGGCAGGATGATCCGGATATGTGGCAGGACGTGTGGAAGATTCCCAACCGCGAGTTCTGGGAGACCAGGCTGGATCTTAAGAGGAAGCTTATGGGTGCTATGCGGGCACGCGCGCAGAAGCGGTGGGCCATCGGCGGCGCGGAAGCGCAGCAGCTGCTGTCCATGGGTACGCTTTTTCACCCCGAGGTGCTGACAATAGGCTTTGTGCGCCGCTTCGCGACGTATAAGCGGCCCGATCTGCTCTTCAGGGACGTGGAACGTCTGATGTGCATGGTAACAGATCCCTGGAGGCCGATACAGATCATATTCGCCGGTAAGTCACATCCGGCGGACACTAACGCCAAACAGCTTCTACAGAGCGTTTACAAGCTGGCCACGGACAGGCGTTTTCACGGCCGCATCGCATTTGTTGAGGACTATGATATGCATATAGCGCACTACCTGGTTCAGGGCGTTGACATCTGGCTGAACGTTCCGCGCCGTCTTAAAGAAGCAAGCGGGACAAGCGGGATGAAGGCGGCGATAAACGGCACGCTTAACCTCAGCGTGCGCGACGGATGGTGGGAGGAGGGATACAACGGCAGGAACGGCTGGGCAGTTGACGGCGGCCCGGAGCGGGCATATTCGGAAGATGAGGATAACGCGGACGCGGAATCGATATACCGTCTCCTGGAGGAGGAGATAATACCGTTGTTCTACGCCAGGGATCGCACTATGCTGCCGCACAAGTGGATAGAGAAGTCAAAGGAATCGATTTGCTCAATCACACCGCAGTTTTCGGCCAGGCGCATGATGAAGGAATACGTCGATAATATCTATATACCCGTAATCAAGGCGCAGTCCGGTGCGTAGACACCGAATATGTGCTGTTATTAAGGTTGGTGCAAAATGAAGAATGTTATCGCCGTATTACTGACAGCCTTTATCGCTATCGGCTGCTGTGGCTGCAGCGCGCCTTACAGCGGGATACCGGCGCAACCGATACCCAACGACGATTTCTACCCGCTTGTGACCGGGGATATGCTGTTTATCCGCAATATCGATTTTCCAGACGGCTACAGCAATCAACTCGATTATCTGGCTGTTCCCGATAGTCCGTTCCTGGCTCCGAACGGTAGGAGCAACATGCATAACGATGCCTACATGACCGATGCGTATGAGGTCGCCGGGCCTCTCGGCATCGATGTCGAAGTCATTTCCATGTATCGAGGGTTGGCCGAGTGCGCCACGGTGACATTCGACAGCAAGGGGCGCATCTGGACGGTATGCGCCAACCTGAGCCTGCCCCAGCTTCTCCTGCTCGATGCTGATACCTTGAGCGAGCTGGCCGCCTACCCGCTGCCGCCGCGCTGGGAGCACTGGCAGGACGATCCGATAGGCCCGTACCAGGATACATCGGGAGGGGCTTACTTCTGCCTGGACGATCAAGATCGCGCCATCATCGGGACGAACAACCACAGCATTCAAATAATCGCCTATGACGAGGGCAAGCATGCGTTCTATCAGGTGTGCGAATATGATCTCGGGAGCTATGTAGTGCCCAAGGATTTGCCGGCTCGGGACAAGGTCGGCGCGGCGCTCCCGGACTGGGACGGCCTGCTCTGGTTCGTGACGCGCTATGGTGTTGTCGGCACGATAGATATGGAGAGCGGCAGTATTCGTACCATCGAGCTTGAGGGAGAGGAGATACAAAACTCCTTCACAGTAGGCGAGGACGGCGTGTACATTATCTCGGATTACACCATGTATCGGTTCAGCGCCGATGCCGATGGATTACCCGTCGTCGACTGGAGTGTTGGATATGATCGCGGAACGCAGGTCAAGCTCGGCATGATCAACCAGGGTTCCGGCACAACACCGACGCTCATCGGCGACATGGTGGTCATAGCCGACAACGCTGATCCGAGGATGAATATTATATTTCTGAAGCGGTCAGACGGTTCGGAAGTATGCCGTATTCCGGTGTTCTCCGATAACGAGAGCTGCACGGAGAACTCGCTCATCGGGCTGGCGCGGGAAGGGCAGGACGGTATCGAATATTCCATTATCGTGGAGAACAACTACGGCTGGGAGAATATCTTCTCCGGCGTCGACGGGCGTTCTCCCGTAGGCGGCGTGGTGCGCGTCGATGCGTTGCCCGATGGCAGCGGCGGCTACGAATGCGTGGAGGTCTGGAGCAGCCCGGAGCGTTCGCCGACGTGCGTGCCCAAGATGTCGCTGGCTAGCGGGCTTATCTACCTGTACACCAAGGAGCCGCGCGACGACAGGCTGGACGCGTGGTACTTCACCGCCGTGGATTTCGAGAGCGGCGAAACCGTTTTCAAGGTTCTGACGGGCACCGGCCTGGGATACAACAACAACTACGCGCCGATAACGCTGGGCCCGCAGGGCGGCACGGCTTACATCGGCACTTTGAACGGGCTGGTCTCGATTCGGGATGCCGCTGAATAGAAGGTCGAGTTACCAGTGAGTTTTTTCTATATGGGGGCAACGTGATTCTGGACAGGTTTTCTTTAGCGGGTAAGATGGCGATAGTGACCGGTGCCGGGAGGGGTATAGGTAAGGGAATTGCAATTGGATTTGCCGAGGCGGGGGCCGACTTGATTTGCGTTGACATCACATCCGACCAGGCGGAGGCTACGGCAGGCGAAGCGCGGAAGATTGGCCGTCGGGCGCTGGCTCTGGAATGCGATGTGCGGGAAGGCGAGCAGATCGAGAGTGTAGTGGCACGGGCGAAGAAGGAGTTCGGTCGTATTGACATCCTGGTGAATAACGTCGGCGGCAGTAACTTCAAGCCAGCCTTGAAGACCGGTCAACGCGCATGGGAGGCCATAATGCACCTGAACCTCACAGCTACCTTCCTTTTTAGTAAAGCGGTGGCGCCGGTTATGCTGGAACAGAAGTCGGGGGCGATCGTTAATATATCTACTCGCGATTCCGTTATCCCGTGTCCGGGTATGGCGGCCTACGGCGCGTCCAAGGCTGGTGTTAATTCCTTGACTTTGACGCTGGCCTGGGAACTGGCGCCGTATGTACGAGTGAACGCTATCCTGCCCGGCGCAGTGTGGACGGAGGGCAGCGGCCCGGTGCTGGATGCAGTGAAGGACAGGATAATAGCAGGAACTCCGATGAAACGCTTGGGAAAACCGGAGGATATAGCGCTGGCTGCTCTCTATCTGGCATCTTCGGCATCGGACTGGGTGACAGGCAGGCTGTTCGAGATCGACGGCGGCATTGAGTTTGTCCATCTAACCGCTGGCGAGGTGTCGAATCAGTAGCGGATTGTATCCGACATGCGAATCCGGCGAAATTGCAGTCTGGAGAAGCGGCAACATCTTTAGATTCCATTTCAGCTATTATAGACGAGGTGTTTAATGGCAGATATTAATGAGATGCGCAAGAAGTTCGACGAATCGCCGTGCGCGACTCACCTCGGCATGAAGCTTGTCGAGCTGTCGAAGGGGTACGCCAGGGTCGGTATGGAGCTTAAGAAGGAGCATCTGAACTGGGAGAACATGATACACGGCGGCATCGTGGCTACGGTTCTCGACCAGGCCTTCGGCTGCGCCTGCAATACACTCGATAATATCCATGTCGCAGTCCAGATGAACATCCATTTCATGAAGGCCCCGGCAGTCGGCGAGACGATATACGCCGAGTCGAAAGTCCTGCACGCGGGCAAGCGCATGGGG is drawn from Dehalococcoidia bacterium and contains these coding sequences:
- a CDS encoding trehalose-6-phosphate synthase, with the protein product MWTQEELKDLVKQKLEGYLFIVVSNREPYIHNYLQRRITVQRPASGLTVALDPIMKACGGTWVAHGSGNADREVVDEQNKVGVPPDKPRYSLKRIWLSKEEQNGYYYGFANNGLWPLCHIVYTRPIFDEADWNTYVKVNARFADSVIDEVGDRKAFVFIQDYHLAMLPKMLKERNPNIITAQFWHIPWPNPEAFRICPWKEDVLAGLLSNDIMGFHIRYDCFNFMDTVDRMLEARIDKEQNEITYGGKKTAVLPFPISVDYEQLSEDAPSDAVSNEIETLKNDLGIYDEIIGVGMDRIDYTKGIPDRLKALDRFLEKYPQYQGKVVFIQAGVESRVKVSPYQKLNEEIDFMVAAINWKYATGRWKPIVYVKNLEDQITLTALRRMAGFCIVSSLHDGMNLVAKEYVASRCNEDGVLILSQFTGAARELSDALLVNPYATDQLADAIKTAIEMPEDEQKKRMRKMREIVKENNIYKWAADIVTELAKLEFGG
- the glgP gene encoding alpha-glucan family phosphorylase; translation: MDNVTPKLELPHSLSGLNELAYNLWWSWHSDARQLFRELDYQIWNLSSHNPVKQLQQMKYYRKEAAAKDLKYTDLYDSVMERFHADMESEKKWFAQKYPEQANRPIAFFSAEFAIHNALPIYAGGLGVLAGDICKEASDLGIPLVGVGFMYPSGYFSQRISVDGWQEEDHRQLNFREAPIRAVNDSEGRPLRASVQLGDRQVSIAVWHVGVGSVDLYLLDTDVEENTPSDRSLASQLYVSDWEWRIQQEIVLGIGGVRVLRLLGKEPVLWHINEGHTSFMIAERIREEVERGMPFDEAVRKIRASTIFTTHTPVPAGHDVFPVYLVDKYLNNYWGLSGIDRDKILELGREETTGDRAFNMTAFAIRMSQSTNGVSKLHGGVARKMWLDLWPDLSEDQAPISSVTNGVHIPTWLSPEMGELFDMYFAEDWAQRQDDPDMWQDVWKIPNREFWETRLDLKRKLMGAMRARAQKRWAIGGAEAQQLLSMGTLFHPEVLTIGFVRRFATYKRPDLLFRDVERLMCMVTDPWRPIQIIFAGKSHPADTNAKQLLQSVYKLATDRRFHGRIAFVEDYDMHIAHYLVQGVDIWLNVPRRLKEASGTSGMKAAINGTLNLSVRDGWWEEGYNGRNGWAVDGGPERAYSEDEDNADAESIYRLLEEEIIPLFYARDRTMLPHKWIEKSKESICSITPQFSARRMMKEYVDNIYIPVIKAQSGA
- a CDS encoding SDR family oxidoreductase; this translates as MILDRFSLAGKMAIVTGAGRGIGKGIAIGFAEAGADLICVDITSDQAEATAGEARKIGRRALALECDVREGEQIESVVARAKKEFGRIDILVNNVGGSNFKPALKTGQRAWEAIMHLNLTATFLFSKAVAPVMLEQKSGAIVNISTRDSVIPCPGMAAYGASKAGVNSLTLTLAWELAPYVRVNAILPGAVWTEGSGPVLDAVKDRIIAGTPMKRLGKPEDIALAALYLASSASDWVTGRLFEIDGGIEFVHLTAGEVSNQ
- a CDS encoding PaaI family thioesterase, which produces MADINEMRKKFDESPCATHLGMKLVELSKGYARVGMELKKEHLNWENMIHGGIVATVLDQAFGCACNTLDNIHVAVQMNIHFMKAPAVGETIYAESKVLHAGKRMGTSEMKVCDSKGVEIARATGTTVCIGPRT